The following are encoded in a window of Actinomycetota bacterium genomic DNA:
- a CDS encoding glycerophosphodiester phosphodiesterase, giving the protein MKIKIAPLLAAAVALSAVLPAHAVQGGLPADNPWTQRRVLNIAHQGGEIEAASNTFYAFKTAVAKGAHSIDLDVHATADRELVVLHDVTVDRTTNGTGRVDQMTRQQIQALDAAHWFVPGVGTVRTGDRPASDYTYRGVATGQVAPPDGFTASDFTIPTLRDVLRTFPDTYVNIEIKRTTPDTTPYEAELAALLAEFGRDDDTIVVSFYDAAIEMFKVHAPSVSTATATGESAAFWASSQGPLPGAPNPRYHALQVPLTFNGFTVVTKDFIDRAHSNGLAVHVWTIDSRAEMERLLDLGVDGIFTNLPTLLAEVLAQRFPA; this is encoded by the coding sequence ATGAAGATCAAGATCGCACCGCTTCTTGCCGCCGCCGTAGCCCTGTCTGCGGTCCTGCCCGCTCATGCCGTTCAAGGCGGACTGCCCGCCGACAACCCCTGGACCCAGCGGCGCGTCCTGAACATCGCTCACCAGGGTGGTGAGATCGAGGCTGCGTCCAACACCTTCTACGCGTTCAAGACCGCAGTCGCCAAGGGGGCCCACAGCATCGATCTGGACGTGCACGCGACCGCCGACCGTGAGCTCGTCGTGCTGCACGACGTCACGGTCGATCGCACAACCAACGGCACGGGCAGGGTCGACCAGATGACGAGGCAGCAGATCCAGGCCCTAGACGCTGCTCATTGGTTCGTGCCCGGCGTGGGAACCGTTCGAACCGGTGACAGGCCCGCATCCGACTACACCTACCGCGGCGTGGCCACCGGTCAGGTGGCGCCGCCCGACGGCTTCACGGCCTCAGACTTCACCATCCCCACCCTCCGCGACGTCCTCCGGACCTTCCCGGACACCTACGTCAACATCGAGATCAAGAGAACGACGCCGGACACGACCCCCTACGAGGCGGAGTTGGCTGCCCTTCTGGCCGAGTTCGGCAGGGACGACGACACGATCGTGGTGTCGTTTTATGACGCCGCCATCGAGATGTTCAAGGTTCACGCGCCCTCCGTCAGCACGGCTACCGCTACGGGGGAGAGTGCGGCCTTTTGGGCGTCATCCCAGGGGCCGCTGCCCGGGGCGCCGAACCCCCGGTACCACGCCCTTCAGGTCCCCCTCACGTTCAACGGCTTCACCGTCGTCACAAAGGACTTCATCGATAGGGCACACAGCAACGGCCTGGCTGTCCATGTCTGGACGATCGACTCGCGGGCCGAGATGGAGAGGCTGCTGGACCTGGGCGTCGACGGCATCTTCACGAACCTCCCGACACTTCTGGCGGAGGTGCTGGCGCAGCGATTTCCCGCATGA
- a CDS encoding MarR family winged helix-turn-helix transcriptional regulator translates to MPYPDESTPLLLLLVLAERHMTNALQEHLVEAGFHDHRVVHHNVMAHVTYDGVRTTELAQRAGITKQAMSELVRDLVSLGYLQSGPDPTDGRAKLITFSVKGRRAVSAAMKAFGSMEQELAAAVGAEAMQILRHSLLGLLDTPLDPGAVRRGRPRRRG, encoded by the coding sequence GTGCCATATCCGGACGAAAGCACGCCGCTGCTGCTGCTCCTGGTTCTCGCGGAGCGCCACATGACAAATGCGCTTCAGGAGCACCTCGTGGAGGCCGGCTTCCATGACCACCGCGTCGTGCACCACAACGTCATGGCGCATGTCACCTACGACGGGGTCCGCACCACGGAGTTGGCGCAGCGAGCGGGCATCACGAAGCAGGCAATGTCCGAGCTCGTCCGAGACCTCGTTTCCCTGGGATACCTCCAGTCGGGGCCCGACCCGACGGACGGACGAGCCAAGCTCATCACCTTCTCTGTAAAGGGCCGCCGAGCGGTCAGCGCCGCAATGAAAGCCTTTGGATCCATGGAGCAGGAGTTGGCGGCGGCCGTCGGCGCGGAGGCGATGCAGATCCTGCGTCACAGTCTTCTAGGTCTGTTGGACACGCCCCTCGACCCGGGTGCAGTCCGTCGTGGCCGCCCACGACGTCGTGGATGA
- a CDS encoding GNAT family N-acetyltransferase: MQILETDRLVLRRLQPGDLHDLFALYSDPQVRRYFPEGTLTLEQTRDELDWFVAGDPDHPELGLWATVLKETGEFIGRCGLLPWTIDGRPEVEVAYMISRELWGNGYATEAARGVRDHGFHALGLSRLICLIDHDNVASQRVAMKIGMTFEREGRDDKGPFLMYSIQR, from the coding sequence ATGCAGATCCTCGAGACCGACCGCCTCGTTCTGCGCCGGCTGCAGCCTGGTGACCTGCATGATCTGTTCGCGCTGTACAGCGATCCGCAGGTCCGCCGGTACTTTCCTGAAGGCACCCTCACGCTCGAGCAGACCAGGGACGAGCTCGATTGGTTCGTCGCCGGGGATCCCGACCATCCGGAACTCGGCCTCTGGGCGACGGTCCTGAAGGAGACGGGTGAGTTCATCGGGCGGTGCGGACTGCTTCCATGGACGATCGACGGCCGCCCTGAGGTGGAAGTTGCCTACATGATCTCCCGCGAGCTCTGGGGGAACGGCTACGCGACCGAGGCCGCGCGCGGAGTTCGCGACCACGGGTTCCACGCACTCGGTCTGTCGCGCCTCATCTGCCTGATCGACCACGACAATGTGGCGTCCCAGAGGGTGGCGATGAAGATTGGCATGACGTTTGAGCGGGAGGGGCGCGACGACAAGGGGCCGTTCCTGATGTATTCGATCCAACGCTGA
- a CDS encoding DinB family protein → MSVLRMLAAHNEWANRRVFAACSELDPSRLAEASDAYDSVVGILTHLVQVEHAFFELAHGRAPTRIQLDGLTPLREECGRIDRAYVDYASTLDPAEADTKCFVVPWFGFEVTLTEGVLQPLTHSHKHRADVSMLLPRLGGAGVEMDLIQWLDEQRGSTRSTT, encoded by the coding sequence ATGTCCGTGCTCAGGATGCTTGCCGCGCACAACGAATGGGCGAACCGGCGAGTCTTCGCTGCGTGCTCAGAGCTGGACCCGTCGAGGCTGGCTGAGGCGTCAGATGCCTATGACTCGGTGGTGGGGATCCTGACGCACCTCGTGCAGGTGGAGCACGCCTTCTTCGAGCTCGCTCACGGCCGGGCCCCCACTCGGATCCAACTGGACGGACTCACGCCGCTGCGCGAAGAGTGCGGACGCATCGACCGGGCGTACGTGGACTACGCATCCACTCTGGACCCTGCCGAGGCCGACACGAAGTGTTTCGTCGTCCCGTGGTTCGGGTTCGAGGTCACGCTCACCGAGGGTGTTCTGCAGCCGCTGACGCACTCGCACAAACATCGTGCCGACGTCTCGATGCTCCTGCCCCGCTTGGGCGGCGCAGGGGTCGAGATGGACCTCATCCAGTGGCTGGACGAGCAGCGGGGATCCACCCGATCCACAACCTAG
- a CDS encoding VOC family protein, which translates to MPEFVHGKVSYMQIPASDPEQLGGFYQKVFGWSLRGSGGHVSFSDASDELIGAFVTDLQSVGEPGLLPYISVDDIHQGVAAIEAHGGEMVKRPYREPADAEDGLWVATFRDPAGNVMGIWSSPPGS; encoded by the coding sequence ATGCCCGAGTTCGTGCACGGCAAGGTGTCGTACATGCAGATCCCGGCATCCGATCCGGAACAGCTTGGTGGCTTCTACCAGAAGGTGTTCGGCTGGTCGCTGCGAGGTTCCGGCGGGCATGTCAGCTTCAGCGACGCAAGCGACGAGCTGATCGGCGCCTTCGTCACCGATCTTCAGAGCGTAGGGGAGCCGGGTCTCCTTCCTTACATCTCGGTGGACGACATCCATCAGGGCGTGGCCGCGATCGAGGCCCACGGAGGCGAGATGGTCAAGAGGCCTTACCGTGAGCCGGCAGATGCGGAAGATGGTCTGTGGGTCGCCACGTTCAGGGACCCGGCCGGGAACGTAATGGGCATCTGGAGCAGTCCGCCTGGTTCTTGA